The proteins below are encoded in one region of Fulvia fulva chromosome 9, complete sequence:
- a CDS encoding Autophagy-related protein 9 — translation MDASRLISRVLPGAEGDVHSSMYDRLRMAPDPGYRDLESQRHPPPDTFHDEDDDPDAFLYDANQTPTHPGQSPEMMASPVARHSRPRKQARDQIGLDDDEDVPASLLLDPGKRGISRAAAGKQPDAKLAKAEAQWQAMQEQQRLHMSQAPRSTRPGSRPSRVTAPHTQPARADPRNEAMWMYTNAGNLDSFLLEVYQYYTGHGVWSILLSRILGLLSELFMFSFAMFLTTCIDYPKIPTSRSTAEIMIPKCMSKASWVKNAALFFFIIYWLTRALGCVQDTRRLFRMHDFFHHVLGISDDDIQTVSWVRVVEGLVGIQNANIATAAPSSQAKKYLNNQTDYRQPQQKLTAETIANRLMRQANYLVALYNKDILDFTLPIPFLGTRQFYSKSLEWALDVTLTNFIFTEQGSIRPFCLEVKHRSELIDALRVRLRFAAVISVVVAPFNILRFCIIFFFRYYTEFTKNPSKASARTFTPFAEWKIREFNELDHLFTKRLRQAYPFANDYLKQFPKDKMDQFCRFIAFVSGAVAAVLALATLFDPELFLGFEVTPGRTAVFWLTLTGIIFGIANGALPDESEVYDPVMHLREVLLYTHYMPAHWKNRLHSNEVRSEFSAMYQMKVLIFIDEILSLIVAPIILWRNAETRCERIVDFFREQTVHVEGIGNECNFAVFGFKKDLNATDYQDALEDTDGLREDYFAAKDDKMSQSVMNFRQYYSHYGHRPGHRPHRWQPPPAWPPVITQSIAEEPGPMPPPTRGSNARKSTASMLRSPRQAAHGASQRGANGAKSGRAAQSHGISESRVMAQDSDLHDFADAPGAEQLESDTDDNDEGAGGERVNAGVLGMLAQFSKAHNEKGTGAVNI, via the exons ATGGACGCCTCGCGCTTGATTTCGCGAGTCTTGCCCGGCGCAGAAGGCGAT GTACACAGCTCGATGTACGACAGACTGCGCATGGCACCCGACCCTGGCTACAGAGACCTCGAATCACAACGACATCCTCCTCCCGACACCTTCCACGATGAGGATGATGACCCGGACGCTTTCCTGTACGATGCCAATCAGACGCCGACCCATCCTGGCCAGAGTCCTGAGATGATGGCCTCGCCGGTTGCCAGGCACTCGCGACCACGAAAGCAAGCAAGAGATCAGATTGGATTGGATGACGACGAGGACGTCCCAGCATCGCTATTGCTTGATCCTGGAAAGAGAGGAATCAGTCGTGCTGCTGCGGGAAAGCAGCCAGACGCCAAGTTGGCGAAAGCAGAAGCACAATGGCAGGCTATGCAAGAGCAGCAGAGATTACACATGTCGCAAGCACCGAGGTCGACGAGACCGGGCTCAAGGCCTTCGCGAGTGACAGCACCTCATACTCAGCCTGCCAGAGCGGATCCAAGGAATGAAGCCATGTGGATGTATACCAATGCCGGCAACCTGGACTCCTTTCTGCTGGAGGTATATCAGTACTACACTGGACACGGTGTATGGTCGATACTCTTGTCTCGCATTCTCGGCTTGTTGAGCGAGCTTTTCATGTTCAG CTTCGCCATGTTTCTCACTACCTGCATCGATTACCCCAAGATTCCAACAAGCAGATCAACTGCGGAAATCATGATACCAAAGTGCATGTCCAAAG CATCCTGGGTGAAGAATGCGGCGCTGTTCTTCTTCATCATATACTGGCTAACTCGAGCCCTCGGATGCGTGCAAGACACACGACGCCTCTTCCGCATGCACGACTTCTTCCATCACGTTCTTGGCATCAGCGACGATGACATCCAGACAGTGTCCTGGGTTCGAGTTGTGGAAGGCCTGGTTGGAATCCAGAACGCTAACATCGCCACTGCTGCCCCCTCCAGCCAGGCAAAGAAATACTTGAACAACCAGACTGACTACAGACAGCCACAGCAGAAGCTGACGGCAGAGACGATTGCGAATCGACTCATGCGCCAGGCGAACTACTTGGTCGCTCTGTACAACAAGGACATCCTGGATTTCACCCTTCCCATCCCATTCCTGGGCACCCGGCAATTCTATTCGAAGAGTCTGGAATGGGCTCTCGACGTCACCCTCACGAACTTCATCTTCACTGAGCAGGGCAGCATTCGACCTTTCTGCTTGGAGGTCAAGCACCGAAGTGAATTGATCGATGCACTTAGAGTCCGGCTCCGGTTCGCAGCGGTCATCAGTGTTGTGGTAGCGCCTTTCAACATCTTGAGGTTCTGCATCATCTTCTTCTTCAGGTACTACACGGAGTTCACCAAGAACCCTTCAAAGGCTAGTGCGAGGACTTTTACACCCTTCGCGGAGTGGAAAATTCGCGAGTTCAACGAACTGGATCACCTCTTCACAAAAAGACTGCGACAGGCATATCCGTTCGCGAACGACTATCTGAAGCAGTTTCCGAAGGATAAGATGGATCAGTTCTGCCGCTTCATAGCGTTTGTGAGCGGTGCAGTTGCTGCCGTGTTGGCGCTCGCGACTCTCTTCGACCCCGAACTGTTCCTTGGCTTCGAAGTGACGCCTGGGCGGACTGCTGTCTTCTGGTTGACGCTTACTGGTATCATTTTTGGTATTGCGAATGGAGCTCTCCCTGATGAAAGTGAGGTGTATGACCCTGTCATGCACCTGAGAGAGGTCCTACTGTACACCCACTATATGCCCGCGCACTGGAAGAATCGCCTGCACAGCAACGAAGTACGATCCGAGTTCTCAGCAATGTATCAGATGAAAGTGTTGATCTTCATCGACGAGATATTGAGTCTCATAGTGGCTCCAATCATCCTCTGGCGCAACGCCGAGACTCGATGTGAGCGTATCGTCGACTTCTTCCGAGAACAGACTGTCCACGTCGAAGGCATCGGTAATGAATGTAACTTCGCCGTCTTTGGCTTCAAGAAGGACCTCAACGCGACTGATTACCAGGACGCTCTGGAAGATACAGACGGCCTACGAGAGGACTACTTCGCCGCGAAAGATGACAAGATGAGTCAATCAGTCATGAACTTCAGGCAATATTACAGCCACTACGGCCATCGGCCGGGACACCGCCCACATCGATGGCAGCCTCCACCTGCCTGGCCACCGGTCATCACGCAGTCCATTGCTGAAGAGCCGGGACCCATGCCACCGCCTACTCGTGGCAGTAATGCCAGGAAGTCGACAGCTTCTATGCTACGATCACCTCGTCAGGCCGCGCATGGTGCTTCTCAACGAGGCGCAAATGGCGCAAAGTCCGGACGTGCTGCCCAGTCCCACGGGATATCTGAAAGTAGAGTCATGGCTCAGGACAGCGATCTTCACGACTTCGCGGACGCGCCTGGGGCAGAACAGCTTGAGAGCGATACTGATGATAATGATGAAGGAGCTGGCGGTGAGAGGGTTAATGCTGGAGTATTGGGTATGCTGGCGCAGTTCTCGAAGGCGCATAATGAGAAGGGTACTGGTGCTGTGAATATTTGA
- a CDS encoding Putative galacturan 1,4-alpha-galacturonidase A — MHMKLQNARLEVFGTLSFEPDLLYWIQNSFRIEFQNQSTSWIVEGHDIEIDEGGWAQGGVNGNGQAWMTRTQGRSNQFGRPIPLTIFNSTNVSVKNFSIRQPQFWTFYAQDVQHLEMSGIFINGTNTDPAGNRSNYETNIDGFNGVRVNHARLADWYFHGGDDCIALKGNSTNFAISNITCLGGGIAFGSIGQYKESPDFVSNVTAQDISVAKDIRPPTGGAGVSGGAYFKSWVGVEAGQPPQGGGGGTGRVDNITFTGLSVQNVTNAIFVNKCYFKVPSQAQHCDTSTLVFGDLTFSNVSGTVKGSTGVSLNCSAAAPCQDIKLEDVRLASVANKSVALTCVNAKGLMVQPVTARCPP, encoded by the exons ATGCACATGAAGCTCCAGAATGCCAGACTCGAAGTTTTTGGAACACTATCTTTTGAACCCGACCTGCTTTACTGGATCCAGAACTCATTTCGCATCGAGTTCCAGAATCAGTCCACGTCGTGGATTGTAGAAGGACACGATATCGAAATCGACGAAGGCGGCTGGGCACAGGGCGGTGTCAATGGAAATGGCCAGGCGTGGATGACTCGTACTCAAGGTCGGAGCAATCAATTCGGGCGACCGATTCCACTGACGATATTCAACTCGACAAACGTCTCAGTGAAGAATTTCTCCATACGGCAGCCACAGTTCTGGACTTTCTATGCACAGGATGTCCAACACCTAGAGATGAGCGGCATCTTTATCAATGGAACAAACACCGACCCCGCTGGCAACAGATCCAATT ATGAGACCAACATCGATGGGTTTAATGGTGTCCGGGTCAATCATGCTCGCCTGGCAGACTGGTATTTCCATGGCGGTGACGACTGTATTGCCCTGAAAGGCAACTCCACGAACTTCGCCATCAGCAACATAACTTGCCTAGGAGGTGGGATCGCATTCGGTTCGATCGGCCAGTACAAGGAGTCTCCAGACTTCGTCTCCAATGTCACGGCTCAGGACATTTCGGTAGCAAAGGATATTCGCCCCCCGACAGGAGGAGCGGGTGTGTCTGGCGGTGCATACTTCAAGAGTTGGGTCGGCGTTGAAGCCGGTCAGCCGCCGCAAGGTGGAGGTGGAG GCACTGGACGAGTGGACAATATCACGTTCACCGGCTTGAGCGTGCAGAACGTGACCAATGCCATCTTCGTAAACAAATGCTACTTCAAGGTACCCTCCCAAGCACAGCACTGCGATACCAGTACTTTGGTGTTTGGCGACCTGACTTTCTCCAATGTGTCCGGGACTGTCAAAGGCAGCACGGGAGTCTCGCTGAACTGTTCAGCTGCAGCGCCGTGTCAAGACATCAAGCTGGAAGACGTCAGGCTAGCTTCGGTTGCTAACAAGAGCGTCGCTCTTACTTGTGTCAACGCGAAGGGGTTGATGGTGCAACCTGTAACAGCACGCTGCCCTCCATGA